A genomic window from Silene latifolia isolate original U9 population chromosome Y, ASM4854445v1, whole genome shotgun sequence includes:
- the LOC141627782 gene encoding uncharacterized protein LOC141627782, translating to MYGLMDIPVEGAFFTWNNKHEVGDMMFSRTDIAMVNGEWLITFPDPTIIFHPEGLFDHCPCTMTLCPMVEKRNGSFKYFNIWGQDYDFLPIVKSVWDGCVDGIRMFQVVKKLKALKQPLKEMYTTKFANIETTTKVALLHLHNSHMKLHGDPTNLSLQQDVKIATDAYKELGQARRSFLSQKAKVQWMDDGDDNTNYRQSLLKARRMQNRVLVIQDRHGVIHVIAQGIEGAFEEYYGYLLGISRPLCDVHVPTVSQGSLVTEEHTQILIKEVTDQEIKDALMSIPASKAPSPDGYTSKFFKDAFNIMGKDIILVVKEFFRTVM from the coding sequence ATGTATGGGTTGATGGATATCCCAGTAGAGGGTGCATTCTTCACCTGGAATAATAAGCACGAGGTTGGGGATATGATGTTTAGTAGGACTGATATAGCCATGGTTAATGGTGAATGGCTGATTACTTTTCCTGATCCAACCATTATTTTCCACCCTGAAGGTTTATTTGACCACTGCCCATGCACAATGACTTTATGTCCAATGGTTGAGAAGAGAAATGGTtcatttaaatattttaatatatGGGGACAAGATTATGATTTTCTGCCTATAGTAAAATCAGTATGGGATGGGTGCGTTGATGGAATCAGGATGTTTCAGGTGGTTAAGAAATTAAAAGCTCTCAAGCAACCTCTTAAAGAGATGTATACCACAAAGTTTGCTAATATTGAAACTACTACCAAAGTAGCCTTGCTACATCTTCATAATAGTCATATGAAATTACATGGTGATCCTACTAACCTGTCTTTACAGCAAGATGTTAAAATTGCTACAGATGCATATAAAGAACTTGGTCAGGCTAGGAGGAGTTTCCTTAGTCAAAAAGCTAAGGTGCAATGGATGGATGATGGAGATGATAATACAAACTACCGCCAAAGTCTGTTAAAAGCAAGGAGGATGCAAAATAGAGTCCTAGTTATTCAGGATAGGCATGGTGTCATACATGTTATTGCCCAAGGGATTGAGGGTGCTTTTGAGGAGTATTATGGGTATCTGCTAGGCATTAGCAGACCATTGTGTGATGTTCATGTCCCAACAGTAAGCCAAGGGAGTCTTGTAACCGAGGAGCATACTCAAATACTAATTAAGGAAGTGACGGACCAGGAGATTAAAGATGCCTTGATGTCAATCCCTGCATCAAAGGCCCCTAGCCCTGATGGTTATACATCAAAATTCTTCAAGGATGCATTTAACATTATGGGTAAAGATATAATTCTGGTTGTTAAGGAATTCTTTCGCActgtgatgtga